DNA sequence from the Desulfovibrio litoralis DSM 11393 genome:
AGCAAATTTTTTTGTTGTGTCGTAGACGAACAATATCAGCGACGATTATGCCGGACTTAAAATGTTGGGGCACCTCGCAAGCAAGGCCTAGCGGAGACCCTAATTTGGTAATAAGAATATCGCCACTAAAAAAGCTATGCCTCTTCAATTCATAAGCTTTTTTAGGAGTGACAAAGCTTATGTTTTTATCTACAAAATTAAATCTTTTTACGTTTTGAATACGAGCTATAGGCACGCCAACATTAGCATACTCTGATGCTTTTAAATTTGAGCCAAATGGGCCATCCACAATATCAGACTTAGGGTCTACAACAATATCTTCGCAAGTAACTTTTATCCATTCGATTGGGTACAATGCTCTCATCAATGCACACCTTCTAGCACAGTTAATAATTCTTCTAGCTCACTTAATGCCATTTCCAATTCGTCTTTAGCTTCACGGGCTAATACTTCTGGCTCTGGCAGGTTGTTGGATTCTAACCTATCCTCATCTTTCAGCCAACTAATATCGAGTGAGTCGCCTTTATGAGCATGGATCCACTCTCGTGAAAACTTACGCCAACGGCTATGGGCTAAACGATCGTCTATACCTTGGTTCTCATCGGCCTGAGCCACTTCTACTTGCTCTGCGTTAAAGCTATATTCGCCTTCTTGGCGCAAGCTTTGACCATTTCGGCTTTCACCATACACGTTCTCAAACGGCAGTAAATGCTCATCATCAAACGGTGTGCGCTTGCCGAAGCTTGGCATATTGCTACGCAGATCGTATACCCAAACATTTTTGGTACAGCTTTCTCGTTGAAATTTATCAATTACACTGCCTTTTGTAAAAAACAATACGTTAGTTTTTACACCTTGAGCGGAAAAAATACCTGTTGGTAATCGTAAAATCGTATGCAAGTCGCATTTGTTCATCAAATCGCGACGTATATCGGTTCCAATACCTGATTCAAATAACACGTTATCTGGTAGTACAACGGCAGCTCGGCCACCAGGCTTAAGTCCTAAATAAATATGCTGCAAAAATGCGAGCTGCTTATTTGTGCTGGGAAACGGAATATCCTTACGCAAAGGGCGCTTACTTCCTGCTTTATTACCAAATGGCGGGTTCGCCATTATCACGTCAGCAAGATCCAATTCAGTGGCATCATCTGTCAGTGCATCTCCGTAAATAATATTTGCATCCAGACCATGCAAAAACGTATTCATCAAACAAATCCGACGAGTATTTTTTTCAATTTCCACCCCTTGGTACCTAGGAACGTTTTTCTGGTATGCACTTTGAGAAACCGTTCGCCTAATATAATCATCAGCAGCAACTAAGAAACCACCACTACCTGTTGCTGGGTCTTGAATCAGTTCTCCCACGGTTGGTTGAATTAATCTTGTAATCGATTCAACTAGTGGGCGGGGGGTAAAATATTGTCCTGCGCCAGAACGTGTATCCTGAGCACTTTTGTCAATCAGGCCACTGTAAAGATCACCAAAGCCATCTTTACCCACCTGATGCCATTCTATTTTTGAAATGCCCTCTATTACCGCCTTTAGATTTTCAGAGTGTGAGAAAACAGTCGTTGGAAATGCATAAATTGCTTTGATAACTTCATTTTCAACGGATGCACCCAAGTGAGTAAGCATCTCCTGATAAAATCCAAGTAGTCCATCTTCGCTATGTGTAGTTAAATCTACCCATCGACAGCCTTCGGGAAATAATTTTTCTGAACCATTTTCTTGAGCAATTTTAAGAAACAGTAAATAACTTAATTCAGAAACATACTGATAATAGGTGATTCCGTCACCGCGCAAGATATTACAAAGGTTCCAGATTTTTTGGATGATTGTATCTTTATTCATTTAACTCTCAAGACTGACTATATATTTATTATAACGGATCATGACTCGCAGACAGGTAAATTCTTTAACATTGTTAATGTTTATTATAGATGTATTCATTACTATAGCTAAACCTAAATTCACATTCTTTCAAGTAAAAAGAAGTTGATTAAAAGAATATGCTGTGTTTATTTTTACTCATTTTTAGCGTTCCATGCTTTGTGAAGTTTGTTTTTGTTGATCTTTTCTCTTCTCTATTTGTATACGTTGCTCAATTTTTGTAACAATGGCTCTAAATTGTTCAACAACTTGCTTTGTTCTTGCAACAAGATTTTGTGTTCGCTCAATAATTGTTGAAACTGTGTATCTTGATTCACTATTTTTAAATTCATTGCACTGATTTGCTGATCTATTTTTTTCAGGTGTGTACTGTGCTCTTGAATGCTCTGCTGTATCTCTTGCTCCATGTTTAATAGCGTGTTTTTGAGGATTTGTTCTAGTTCTGTCATTTGTTACTCCAGTTTGATGGCTTGATTTTTCCCTATTGTCCAGCCTGTGCTTGCTTTTAAATTCAGAGGAATGATTATAAAAAGCCCCTTTTTGTTCTCTTGTAGTTTCAGCCCCCAAGTCTTGCCCTCTAACAAAGCTATCGTTTGTTCCAATTCGCTCTGGTGTTCGTTCAAGGCTGTGATTTCTTGGTGTAAGTTCATTATTTTCTTTTGAGCTAAGCTCATAAGCCCCCACGCCCCCAAGCTTATCCCGATAAAAATACTTAATGTTATCAAGATGATTTGTAGGTATTTCAAGCTGAATATTTGTTTTAACCCGTGGCAATTGGAGTTCACTTTCTGCTCCAAGCTCTTTAATTGATTCAGGATAGCGGTTTCTGTTGTATTCAGTGCGTTTTGTGATGACTGCTTCAAGTTCTCGCTCAAGCTTAGCAATTGTGCTTTGGTCAGGCTCTCTATTTCCTCTCGTTCTTGTTCTGTCTTGGCTTTGATCCGTTCTGCCAAGGTAGTCAGATGCTTTAAATTGCCACTGTTCGGCATAAATTCCTCCTTTTAAACGCAGTTTTTCTCCGCTTTCAGTATCTTTAACTGTAATATAATCTTTGCCTGCTCTGTTGATTTCCAGCCCTGCACCTTGTAAAAGCATAAGTATTTCTTTACGTTCGGTAACAATGCCCTGCTCTATTTTTTCTTTAAGGTAATTATGAATTGCCTCTTTCGCTTCGGCACGTTCATCTTTATCAGGGCTTTTGCCCCAACGTATTAGCCTTGCGGTCTGTAAATTCGCATGATCAGGCGTACACAAACGAGCTCGCAAAGGGTCATCTGGTCTCGCCCAACCCTCTTTATGATTGTGTAAATCTCGCACAACATCAAAATGCTTTTGCCAACCTGGTGGACAAGGATTAAAGGCTTTTCCTGTGTTCAACTCAACCCGTGGAATAACAAAGTGTAACTCGTGATGTTCCGCATGGTTATGACGCACCCACAAAATATTATAGGCATCTGGCTGCATACCGGCAAAAGCAAGACCTTCAAAATCATTCATCATTTTTTGTTCTTGTTCTGGTGAAACTTTATCCTCAGGACTCCACGAAAGCACTCCCGCCGTAAACTTCCATTTAGTATCCAAAGAATCAATCAATTCAATCGTTAACTCTGGATCTCCACGCAAAACTTCTGGCGGTGCATCGGCTCTTTTAGGATAATCTAAACGAATCAAATAGTTAACAGGACTCGCTCCGTTCCCCTTGCCGTGTGGAAAGACTTTCATGTACATATGTTTTTACCTAGCTTCAATTCACGCTTAAACTCTAAAATTACACTAATAACTTCAATAGCTTCCGCTCTATTTTTATAGGTATTTGCCCAACGTGCCAGTTGGTTTAAATTCGCACCGATACGAGCGATTTGCCGTACTTGCTCTTTTTCTAAAGCCGTTTGCCTAAGCCGATAATCCAAAGCACGTTGTCTAATAAAATCAGTTACGCTTTGACCTTGCAAGACGGCTTTGTTTTGTATGCTTTCTTTTTCTGTGGGAGTAACACGAATTTTAATCCAAGCTGTTCTGGTTTCTGTTTTACGTTTTTGTTTAACTTCTTTTGAATTCATTGGGGGATTTATTTCTGTGATATTTATTTCGTGGGGCTTCATTTTTTTGGCTTTCATAGCATTATCTTTTTGCATTATGATTTTTTGTATTTCTGCTTTTGCAGGGTTCGAAGGGCGGAACGCACTCGCCAGCCCCATTCGTGAGTACCGCTTGCGTGTACCCACAATGGGTAGGCTGGCTATCAACAACACTGCCAATACAATGCGGTGCGTTCATAGGGTTTACGAACGAACGAAATATACGAAATAACGAAAAAACTTTTTAAAGAAACGCTGATTTATTCCGTTTGGTGGCGTTACTTCGCTTTTTTTGAAACAGTCATGGACAGAAGAGTCCACTCCTGCTTTAAAAAAAACTCGTGCCTTGCCAAACGAAATAACTGCACGTTTCCAAAGTGCTTTTTTTAATATACTACAAACTTATTTCGTTAATTTCGTTATTTTCGTTTAATTCGTTTTCTGTTGTTATTTCGTACAAGGCAATAATCACCTTTGGTCTGCCTAGTCCTTTTTGACGTGTAATACTGATTCGCTGTTGTGATTCTAACTGCTGTAAAAGAGGCTGTAATTTTTCTCTGGGTATGTTTCTTTGAAAAACCGCACTCAATTCTGTAGCTGTTAAGGGTCCTGCTTTTAAAGCTGTTAATATTTTTTCTTCTAGCGGATCAGCGGCACGCTCTCCAAAAATATATAAGGCTGAATCCTGTGCATACTGCCACATGGCGAGAGCGGACTGTAAATGCGTCTCATCAATAAACTCCTGACCATCAAGCAAAGCGTAAATTAAAGACAAACGCAAGGTTTGAGCCTCTGCTCTATTGATGATTCCACCTGATAAGCCTGGGTGTTCTTTTGATAATTCAGGATAAATACAAGCCCAAAGTTCACGAGCTTTTTTTGTCATGCTCATAACTCCACGTTTTTGAGCGGTGGCTATCAGCTTCCAAAGCTCTCGTTGTATTGGTGCAAGCTTCGCTTCTGGCATTCTTGACGGCAAAGCCACAAGCTTCGCACGCCTAGCACATATCCATAAAAAACGATTGCCAAAGCCATTCACAGCCTGTACATTCTCAAGAGCAACAGTAAGTTCCTGCATCGTTATGTGGGTGATAATGCTAATATGTGCTCCTCTGACCAAGACGGGGTTGTTTTTAGTCAGAGGGGCATAATCGCCAGAATCCCAAAAGCAGCGAATACCCATTGAAAGCGTGTTGCCTTCTCGCTTTGTACAAGCAAGGCCACTGGCAAATTCTTCATCTTGAATAATTAAGCGTTTATCGCCTTTTTCTCGAAAAGGTTCATTTGGGTGCTGGCGTTGCCAACGTTCACGTTCTTCATCGGTTTCATCTCGCACATGAAAGGCAAGCCCTTCACCTGTAGACAAAGGGCCACCGCTTTCCCTAGCCGACAAAGGCAATTTCCAATTTATTAAATCAGAGCTTTGACAGTAATCACGAGAAAACAATTTTGTTACAGGATACTTAGAAGTGCCTTTTCTCGCCTTGCTTGAATTTCCACAAATTACCGCAAAAAGCCTTGGCGGGTGAATAGTTTCACCAACATAA
Encoded proteins:
- a CDS encoding relaxase/mobilization nuclease domain-containing protein — encoded protein: MYMKVFPHGKGNGASPVNYLIRLDYPKRADAPPEVLRGDPELTIELIDSLDTKWKFTAGVLSWSPEDKVSPEQEQKMMNDFEGLAFAGMQPDAYNILWVRHNHAEHHELHFVIPRVELNTGKAFNPCPPGWQKHFDVVRDLHNHKEGWARPDDPLRARLCTPDHANLQTARLIRWGKSPDKDERAEAKEAIHNYLKEKIEQGIVTERKEILMLLQGAGLEINRAGKDYITVKDTESGEKLRLKGGIYAEQWQFKASDYLGRTDQSQDRTRTRGNREPDQSTIAKLERELEAVITKRTEYNRNRYPESIKELGAESELQLPRVKTNIQLEIPTNHLDNIKYFYRDKLGGVGAYELSSKENNELTPRNHSLERTPERIGTNDSFVRGQDLGAETTREQKGAFYNHSSEFKSKHRLDNREKSSHQTGVTNDRTRTNPQKHAIKHGARDTAEHSRAQYTPEKNRSANQCNEFKNSESRYTVSTIIERTQNLVARTKQVVEQFRAIVTKIEQRIQIEKRKDQQKQTSQSMER
- a CDS encoding N-6 DNA methylase, with the translated sequence MNKDTIIQKIWNLCNILRGDGITYYQYVSELSYLLFLKIAQENGSEKLFPEGCRWVDLTTHSEDGLLGFYQEMLTHLGASVENEVIKAIYAFPTTVFSHSENLKAVIEGISKIEWHQVGKDGFGDLYSGLIDKSAQDTRSGAGQYFTPRPLVESITRLIQPTVGELIQDPATGSGGFLVAADDYIRRTVSQSAYQKNVPRYQGVEIEKNTRRICLMNTFLHGLDANIIYGDALTDDATELDLADVIMANPPFGNKAGSKRPLRKDIPFPSTNKQLAFLQHIYLGLKPGGRAAVVLPDNVLFESGIGTDIRRDLMNKCDLHTILRLPTGIFSAQGVKTNVLFFTKGSVIDKFQRESCTKNVWVYDLRSNMPSFGKRTPFDDEHLLPFENVYGESRNGQSLRQEGEYSFNAEQVEVAQADENQGIDDRLAHSRWRKFSREWIHAHKGDSLDISWLKDEDRLESNNLPEPEVLAREAKDELEMALSELEELLTVLEGVH
- a CDS encoding plasmid mobilization protein; amino-acid sequence: MLLIASLPIVGTRKRYSRMGLASAFRPSNPAKAEIQKIIMQKDNAMKAKKMKPHEINITEINPPMNSKEVKQKRKTETRTAWIKIRVTPTEKESIQNKAVLQGQSVTDFIRQRALDYRLRQTALEKEQVRQIARIGANLNQLARWANTYKNRAEAIEVISVILEFKRELKLGKNICT